The Eremothecium cymbalariae DBVPG#7215 chromosome 8, complete sequence genome has a window encoding:
- the SET1 gene encoding histone methyltransferase SET1 (similar to Ashbya gossypii ABR136W), translating into MSGYYNHLNYQGNSRYGLNSLIRNGKYENGNNKYRYSNTSISIDGDRDTNQPSRYQNSSTFPVKQSVTVHLKRPQPVVKWNSQKFTAKYHYFDVHEQKLIHRDKMTSWHSDKLPPMGYVIVQDTSSGKPRPIMKARNPEEKPLDPRLTPHAETARKARSSLAIMPRIAYDSHSVGPEPPKEIIIFPVQKVNAASIQDSIIKNFFGTFGEIAHFESFNDPNSALPLNVYLIRYTDLEGNIDGPYRHAYKAVKQFAKQNYLVSGIRFAVKLNKNGMLKKTIDKFVNENVQRAAKVRQELSKQQVPSTTGTIATLSPISQSQVAIPTTSPILRIPPDLEKTVNARAVLRVSGKFCVLHGITSEDFKFGLKNYNWVKIISHYTGIYIIFNEIAEARRCYQMESSHLTLLSRRRRVPVKMKFILIEPNIKARRLKKPTTEQDIPKTYATVDELVETTLMNILNELKIALHKDIRRRLIGPTVFDSLNPSNYPDIVSKRQKEQEEKKRLEKLMAEKVKKEHLITEDFGIFNIYGGSYKKKDPTRAIKRGITGKSEILSSKKRITKKVVTPMAHMLNYESLSKEASSSTNMKEQYSDSSSSEDDYDEQYELDDIMGQPEAKKLKRESSATTPEPDSIKSKTAGLSEERIKELMSYEEKFRPIPGDIPEPVYPLEEFEKMDQKISIVNIQKAVKDSEDVDLLKRVLGYKEEAVSNVIEHIEYYAWKLHRDFEETMKNQETQAKLNEVAYDNSLQSSSGCFKAEGFRKIPDKIKSCYLPHRRRLHQPLNTVYHHTSDDIYNIDSTKTDTDHQEQDNHTPEPTSSRVNRALQRRFQQDIEAQKAAIGTESELLSLNQLTKRKKQVTFARSPIHNWGLYALEPIAAKEMIIEYVGEMIRQPVAEMRENRYLKSGIGSSYLFRIDEYTVIDATKKGGIARFINHCCDPSCTAKIIKVGGRKRIVIYALRDIAANEELTYDYKFEREVDDEERLPCLCGAATCKGFLN; encoded by the coding sequence ATGTCTGGTTATTATAATCATTTAAATTACCAAGGTAATTCGAGGTATGGTCTGAATTCGCTTATACGGAACGGTAAGTACGAAAACGGCAACAATAAATACCGGTATTCCAATACGTCAATAAGTATTGATGGAGACAGAGATACAAACCAGCCTTCAAGATATCAAAATTCAAGTACTTTCCCAGTTAAGCAGAGTGTGACAGTTCATCTTAAGCGGCCGCAGCCTGTAGTGAAATGGAATTCGCAAAAATTCACAGCTAAATACCACTATTTCGATGTACACGAGCAAAAACTAATACACCGAGATAAGATGACCAGCTGGCATAGTGACAAGCTTCCGCCCATGGGCTATGTTATTGTGCAGGATACTAGTAGTGGGAAACCGCGTCCCATTATGAAGGCTCGTAATCCTGAGGAAAAACCTTTGGATCCCCGTCTCACCCCTCATGCAGAGACTGCACGGAAGGCAAGATCCTCATTAGCCATCATGCCACGAATAGCTTACGATTCGCATTCGGTTGGACCAGAGCCACCTAAAGAGATTATCATATTCCCCGTTCAAAAGGTTAATGCGGCATCCATTCAAGATTCcataattaaaaacttctttgGAACCTTTGGTGAGATTGCTCACTTTGAAAGTTTCAATGATCCGAACAGTGCGCTGCCCTTAAACGTTTACCTCATCAGATACACAGACCTAGAGGGTAACATAGATGGACCGTACAGGCATGCTTACAAAGCAGTGAAACAATTtgcaaaacaaaactatCTTGTCTCGGGGATAAGATTTGCTGTGAAGCTGAATAAGAATGGTATGTTAAAGAAGACCATTGACAAATTTGTGAATGAAAACGTGCAGCGCGCTGCAAAAGTGCGCCAAGAGTTATCAAAACAGCAAGTGCCATCAACTACCGGTACAATTGCTACTTTGTCCCCTATATCTCAGTCACAAGTTGCAATACCAACCACGTCCCCTATTTTAAGAATCCCACCTGACTTGGAAAAAACAGTCAATGCTAGGGCAGTACTTCGCGTATCTGGTAAATTTTGCGTATTGCATGGCATCACAAGTGAAGACTTCAAGTTTGGGTTAAAAAACTATAATTGGGTGAAGATCATAAGCCATTATACCGGCATTTACATCATATTTAATGAGATAGCTGAAGCTCGAAGATGTTATCAAATGGAGTCTTCACATTTGACACTTTTGTCTAGACGAAGAAGAGTCCCGGTTAAAATGAAGTTCATATTAATTGAGCCAAACATCAAAGCTCGTAGATTAAAGAAACCAACAACTGAACAAGATATCCCAAAGACCTATGCAACAGTTGATGAACTTGTGGAAACTACTCTTATGAATATCCTAAACGAATTGAAGATTGCATTGCATAAAGATATTAGGAGACGACTAATTGGGCCAACTGTATTCGACTCTTTGAATCCGTCCAATTATCCAGATATAGTGTCAAAACGACAGAAGGAACAGGAAGAGAAAAAGAGATTAGAGAAACTTATGGCTGAAAAAGTCAAAAAGGAACATTTAATTACAGAAGATTTTGGCatatttaatatttacGGAGGTTCttacaagaagaaggacCCTACAAGAGCAATAAAGAGAGGCATTACCGGTAAATCAGAAATcctttcttcaaagaaacGCATAACAAAGAAAGTGGTAACACCAATGGCACATATGCTTAATTATGAATCTTTGTCGAAAGAAGCTTCATCTTCGACTAATATGAAGGAACAATATTCAGACTCCTCATCTTCTGAAGATGATTATGATGAGCAATATGAACTTGATGACATAATGGGTCAGCCTGAGGCCAAGAAGCTAAAGCGTGAGTCATCTGCCACTACACCTGAACCAGATAGCATCAAATCTAAGACGGCTGGCTTATCTGAAGAACGGATAAAGGAATTAATGTCTTATGAAGAAAAATTCAGACCTATTCCTGGGGATATACCGGAACCAGTTTATCCATTggaagagtttgaaaaaatggaccaaaaaatttccaTTGTTAATATACAAAAAGCTGTTAAAGACTCGGAAGATGTAGATCTCTTGAAAAGGGTATTAGGctacaaagaagaagctgtCTCTAATGTGATTGAGCATATTGAATACTATGCATGGAAACTCCATagagattttgaagaaaccaTGAAAAACCAAGAGACTCAGGCGAAATTGAACGAAGTAGCTTATGACAATTCATTACAGTCTTCTTCAGGCTGTTTTAAAGCTGAAGGATTTAGAAAGATTCCCGATAAAATTAAATCTTGTTACTTACCTCATCGTCGTAGGCTTCATCAGCCGTTAAACACAGTGTACCATCATACGTCAGATGATATTTACAACATAGACAGTACCAAAACGGACACAGACCACCAAGAGCAGGACAATCACACCCCTGAACCAACTTCATCTCGGGTGAATAGAGCCTTACAGAGAAGATTTCAACAAGATATAGAAGCACAAAAGGCAGCCATCGGCACTGAGTCAGAACTGTTATCATTAAACCAATTGACCAAGCGTAAGAAACAAGTCACATTTGCACGTTCTCCTATTCACAATTGGGGATTATATGCCTTGGAGCCTATTGCAGCCAAGGAAATGATAATAGAATATGTTGGTGAAATGATCAGACAGCCCGTAGCCGAAATGAGGGAAAATAGATACTTGAAGAGTGGCATAGGTTCAAGTTACTTATTTCGTATTGATGAATACACCGTTATCGACGCAACCAAGAAGGGGGGTATTGCCCGTTTTATTAATCATTGCTGTGATCCTAGTTGTACCGCTAAGATTATTAAAGTTGGTGGTAGAAAGAGAATAGTTATATATGCTTTGCGAGACATTGCTGCTAATGAAGAACTAACTTATGACTACAAATTCGAACGAgaggttgatgatgaagagagATTGCCGTGCTTATGTGGAGCTGCAACCTGTAAAGGCTTTTTAAACTGA
- the NMA111 gene encoding Nma111p (similar to Ashbya gossypii ABR134C) has product MTVVKHKRTHSDGPSSQNDRSSKRHESTASEYKDYESDLDIVELVPDISNNLKWQNTIANVVQSVVSVHFSQVAPFDCDSALVSEATGFIVDSTLGIMLTNRHVVGAGPFCGYAVFDNHEECDVKPIYRDPVHDFGFLKFDPSKIKYMNVQALELKPALAKVGSEIRVVGNDAGEKLSILSGFISRVDRNAPDYGELTYNDFNTEYIQAAASASGGSSGSPVVNIDGYAVALQAGGSTEASTDFFLPLDRILRALHCVQSSIPITRGTIQTQWLLKPYDECRRMGLSPRCEELARKQFPDKIGLLVAETILREGPADNLIKEGDILISINGEMISSFIQVDAILDDSVGQKIKLLVQRSGEDVTVECVVGDLHAITPSRYVEVCGATFNELSYQMARYYAIPVRGVFLSSATGSFCFDSKEKLGWIVDEVDNQPTPNLDTFIEVMGKIPDCSRVTVGYHHLVDQHSPNVTTVYIDRHWCNEFRLYERNDETGLWDYKYLADPISPLPLKPQSAKFIDLPVNNEKISKLARSLVLVSTMGPVPLDSIDAEPRKASGLVIDASQGYVVVSRRIIPHDCVDVFVTIAESVLVPATVEFLHPTQNYAIVKYDPQLVEAPVENPKISSTRLKIGDKVQFIGYTHNFRSVSSETTVTDISSLSIPSNMVPRYRATNLEAISIESSAGSRCHSGILADDDGTVRAMWLSFLGEKQDEKDKIYLMGLDLVDMTEVINILKAGKKPRVNIVDSGFGSISVLQARLRGVPQEWIKKMESESDSRLQFITVTRVSYTDEEQKLMTGDIILSVNENLVKHMRDIEGVVIAADEPVVEQVLAFKVVRKGNIVNLNIKTVEVEETSKIVVFAGSILQAPHHAVRQTMQNIPSGVYCTFRGQSSPAIQYGISATNFITHVNEIETPTLARFLEVVKTIPDNTYCKIRLLTFDNVPFAISLKTNYHYFPTSELSKDRATGSWIEHMYNSTSDKKNDT; this is encoded by the coding sequence ATGACTGTTGTAAAACACAAGAGAACTCATTCCGATGGCCCATCGTCTCAAAACGATCGATCATCAAAAAGGCATGAATCCACAGCTTCTGAATATAAAGATTACGAATCAGATTTGGATATAGTTGAACTTGTACCtgatatttcaaataactTAAAATGGCAGAATACGATTGCAAATGTTGTGCAATCAGTTGTTTCTGTGCATTTTTCACAAGTCGCACCATTTGACTGTGATTCTGCATTGGTATCGGAAGCTACAGGTTTTATTGTCGATTCAACTCTGGGAATAATGCTTACTAACAGACATGTTGTTGGTGCCGGGCCCTTTTGTGGTTATGCGGTTTTTGATAACCATGAAGAATGTGATGTAAAGCCAATTTATAGAGATCCGGTTCatgattttggatttttgaaatttgacCCTTCtaagataaaatatatgaatgTTCAAGCGCTAGAGTTAAAGCCTGCATTAGCAAAGGTGGGTTCTGAGATTAGGGTTGTTGGTAATGATGCTGGAGAGAAGTTGAGTATTTTATCTGGATTTATCAGCAGAGTGGATAGAAATGCTCCAGATTATGGGGAGTTGACCTACAATGATTTTAATACGGAATATATACAGGCAgctgcttctgcttctgGGGGTTCTAGTGGTTCGCCAGTAGTTAATATTGATGGTTACGCTGTTGCTCTGCAGGCAGGTGGCTCTACTGAGGCATCTACAGATTTCTTTTTACCTTTGGATAGGATCTTAAGAGCTTTGCACTGTGTTCAGTCTTCTATTCCAATTACCAGAGGTACCATTCAGACTCAGTGGCTGTTGAAGCCTTATGATGAATGTAGGCGTATGGGATTGTCACCAAGATGTGAAGAACTTGCTCGAAAGCAATTTCCAGATAAGATCGGTCTGCTTGTAGCTGAAACAATTTTACGGGAAGGACCAGCTGATAACCTGATAAAGGAAGGTGATATTCTTATATCTATTAATGGAGAAATGATTTCCTCTTTTATTCAAGTTGATGCCATACTTGATGACTCTGTGGGACAGAAGATTAAGTTGCTCGTTCAAAGGAGCGGTGAAGATGTGACCGTAGAATGTGTTGTGGGCGACTTACATGCAATCACGCCTTCAAGATATGTTGAGGTATGTGGTGCCACCTTCAACGAGCTTTCTTATCAAATGGCAAGATACTATGCTATTCCTGTTAGAGGTGTTTTTTTGAGCAGTGCTACGGGATCGTTCTGTTTTGACTCTAAAGAGAAGTTAGGTTGGATTGTTGACGAAGTTGACAACCAACCTACACCTAATTTGGATACGTTTATTGAAGTCATGGGTAAGATTCCAGACTGTTCGAGAGTAACTGTTGGATATCATCATTTGGTGGATCAACATTCTCCCAACGTTACTACTGTCTATATTGACCGCCATTGGTGTAATGAATTTAGGTTGTATGAAAGAAATGATGAAACCGGACTTTGGGATTACAAATATCTCGCAGATCCAATTTCACCTTTGCCTTTAAAACCTCAATCAGCcaaatttattgatttgCCCGTGAATAACGAAAAAATTTCGAAGTTAGCCAGAAGTTTAGTGCTGGTGTCAACGATGGGTCCAGTTCCACTAGATTCTATTGATGCAGAACCTCGGAAGGCTTCGGGTCTAGTTATCGATGCCTCACAAGGGTATGTTGTTGTGTCACGTCGAATTATTCCCCATGATTGCGTTGATGTATTTGTTACGATTGCAGAATCTGTATTGGTTCCAGCAACAGTTGAATTTTTGCATCCTACTCAGAATTATGCAATTGTGAAATACGACCCACAACTAGTAGAAGCACCTGTTGAAAATCCGAAGATCTCCAGTACTAGACTGAAAATTGGTGATAAAGTTCAATTCATTGGCTACACACACAACTTCCGATCTGTTTCTTCAGAAACTACAGTTACAGATATATCTTCTCTAAGTATCCCTAGCAATATGGTCCCGAGATATAGAGCTACAAACCTGGAGGCAATTTCTATAGAATCGAGTGCAGGCTCCAGATGTCATTCTGGGATATTggctgatgatgatggtacTGTGAGAGCTATGTGGCTATCCTTTTTGGGGGAAAAACAAGATGAAAAGGACAAGATATATCTAATGGGTTTGGACTTGGTTGATATGACCGAGGTCATAAACATACTAAAAGCGGGTAAGAAACCCAGAGTTAATATAGTGGATTCAGGTTTTGGTTCTATTTCTGTCCTGCAAGCTAGGCTTAGAGGAGTTCCTCAAGAGTGgatcaaaaaaatggaaagtGAGTCCGATTCTAGATTACAATTTATAACTGTTACAAGAGTTTCATACACTgatgaagaacaaaaattgaTGACGGGTGACATTATCCTATCAGTTAACGAAAATTTGGTCAAGCACATGAGAGATATAGAGGGAGTTGTAATCGCTGCGGATGAGCCTGTTGTTGAACAAGTTTTGGCCTTTAAAGTTGTCAGGAAAGGTAATATTGTTAATCTAAACATTAAGACAGTGGAAGTCGAGGAAACATCAAAAATTGTTGTCTTTGCAGGAAGTATATTGCAAGCTCCGCATCATGCAGTTCGCCAAACTATGCAAAATATCCCAAGTGGTGTGTATTGTACATTCCGCGGCCAATCATCACCAGCAATACAGTATGGCATCTCGGCTACCAATTTCATTACACACGttaatgaaattgaaaCCCCAACCTTAGCCAGATTTTTGGAAGTCGTAAAAACAATTCCCGATAACACATATTGCAAAATACGCCTGTTAACTTTTGATAATGTCCCCTTTGCTATTTCCTTGAAAACGAACTACCATTACTTTCCAACTAGCGAACTTTCAAAAGACCGCGCCACTGGCAGTTGGATCGAACACATGTATAACTCCACTTCTGATAAGAAAAACGATACATAA
- the COX23 gene encoding Cox23p (similar to Ashbya gossypii ABR130W): protein MSKEPPKDHIPSQSPPKGNVVTDKTKVNFTPTSNDTSTFQFYPDDPEATLNRFKFYSKGASMYYDPCEESSKMSFKCLELNNYDRSLCHDYFDAYRECKKQWLKARREDNSKWQ, encoded by the coding sequence ATGTCCAAAGAACCTCCCAAAGACCATATCCCGTCCCAATCACCCCCAAAGGGAAACGTCGTAACAGACAAAACCAAAGTCAACTTCACCCCGACCTCTAACGACACCTCCACCTTCCAGTTCTACCCCGATGACCCCGAAGCCACTCTCAACAGATTCAAATTCTACAGCAAAGGAGCCAGTATGTACTACGACCCCTGCGAagaatcttcaaaaatgtcCTTCAAGTGCCTGGAACTAAACAACTACGACAGAAGCCTGTGTCACGACTATTTCGACGCCTACAGAGAATGCAAGAAGCAATGGCTCAAAGCAAGAAGAGAGGATAACTCTAAGTGGCAGTAA
- the MRP35 gene encoding mitochondrial 54S ribosomal protein bL35m (similar to Ashbya gossypii ABR133W), whose protein sequence is MLIQGLFRPLEKLTSRFGGGVGCGSVGVSYLIFSRSLMKTHKGAAKRWRKTANSFKRGKAGRSHGNSGWSKNSLKVLSGRALANGSQLNRLKRLLPYH, encoded by the coding sequence ATGCTGATTCAAGGGTTATTCCGTCCATTAGAAAAGTTGACGAGCAGGTTTGGTGGTGGAGTGGGTTGTGGTTCAGTTGGGGTATCgtatttaatattttcaagaAGTTTAATGAAGACACATAAAGGAGCTGCCAAGAGGTGGAGGAAGACTGCCAATAGTTTCAAGAGGGGGAAAGCAGGTAGAAGCCATGGTAATTCAGGTTGGAGTAAAAACTCGTTAAAAGTTTTATCGGGTAGGGCATTAGCTAATGGATCGCAGTTGAATCGTCTAAAGAGACTGTTGCCTTACCATTAG
- the TOM70 gene encoding protein channel TOM70 (similar to Ashbya gossypii ABR131W) translates to MSSDNSFAGFISRNKTAIIATAAAGASAVGAYYYYQQLQQQVESQGKVGGVNSPSGETRYGKKKKKRANKKKYPVDSNGEPDLSGVDSFTEEQKERYSMAMKDKGNECFKEKKYEEAIKYYSCALRLKKDPVFYSNRSACWVPLNKLEKVVEDTTAALELKPDYSKCLLRRATANESLGNFADAMLDLSAVSLYGGYNSQSIEPVLERNMNKQAMQVLKRKLADGSKHQLPSNTSLASFFGIFPSETSFANYDEQSEADNFLLKGLRCLSERKTGSYEMSDEYFNKAADLLSLSHQADSEDPALRMKLAIALEHVGIFKFLKNEPLEAYKLLQKAVDLHPRPNSYIYMALIMADKGQTDEYLQYFDKALELAPNSSAVYYHRGQMYFVTQQFEKSGKDFDKAKECNPDNIFPYIQLACLAYRENKFEDCETLFSEARRKFPTAPEVPNFYAEILSDKGDLESALKEYEFARKLEDAQEGIHVGVAPLVGKATVLARQSHSGDFAEATALFEEACKKDPRSEQAKIGLAQLKLQQEQVDEAIQLFEEATDLARAFEEKLQATTFAEAAKIQKRIRADPIMSAKIQETLEAYRVQGVVS, encoded by the coding sequence ATGTCTTCCGACAACTCTTTTGCCGGTTTTATCTCTAGAAACAAGACAGCTATTATTGCTACCGCGGCAGCTGGTGCATCTGCTGTCGGTGCTTACTACTACTATCAACAATTGCAACAACAAGTTGAGTCGCAAGGAAAAGTAGGAGGAGTCAATTCTCCTAGTGGAGAGACGAGATAtggaaagaagaagaagaagagggctaacaagaagaaatatcCAGTTGATTCGAACGGGGAGCCTGATCTATCGGGAGTTGATTCGTTTACAGAGGAGCAGAAGGAGAGGTATTCGATGGCAATGAAGGATAAGGGTAATGAGTGTTTTAAGGAGAAGAAGTATGAAGAGGCGATCAAGTATTATAGTTGTGCTTTGAGGCTGAAGAAGGATCCTGTATTTTATTCGAACAGGTCAGCTTGTTGGGTGCCATTGAACAAATTGGAGAAGGTGGTTGAGGATACTACAGCTGCTTTGGAGTTGAAGCCTGATTATTCCAAGTGTTTATTGAGACGGGCTACTGCCAATGAGTCGTTGGGTAATTTTGCTGATGCGATGTTGGATTTGTCTGCGGTGTCGTTGTATGGTGGTTACAATTCGCAGTCTATTGAACCTGTGCTGGAGCGTAACATGAACAAACAGGCCATGCAGGTGTTGAAGAGGAAGCTTGCGGATGGGTCCAAGCACCAATTACCATCGAACACCTCTTTGGCATCGTTCTTTGGTATTTTCCCCTCTGAGACTAGTTTTGCTAACTACGACGAGCAGTCGGAGGCCGATAATTTCTTGTTGAAGGGTTTACGTTGTTTAAGTGAAAGGAAAACAGGGTCCTATGAGATGAGTGATGAATATTTCAACAAGGCTGCTGACTTGTTATCTCTTTCTCATCAAGCTGACTCAGAAGATCCTGCTCTCAGAATGAAGTTGGCCATTGCATTGGAGCATGTGGGgatctttaaatttttgaaaaatgagCCCTTGGAGGCCTACAAACTCTTACAAAAGGCTGTTGATTTGCACCCAAGACCCAATTCTTATATCTACATGGCTCTAATCATGGCCGACAAGGGTCAAACCGATGAATACCTCCAATACTTTGACAAGGCTTTGGAATTAGCTCCTAATTCTTCAGCTGTATATTATCATCGTGGTCAAATGTACTTTGTTACTCAGcagtttgaaaaatcagGAAAGGACTTTGACAAGGCAAAAGAATGTAATCCGGACAATATATTCCCATACATCCAGTTAGCTTGCTTGGCGTACCGTGAAAACAAATTCGAAGACTGTGAAACCTTGTTTAGCGAAGCTAGAAGGAAATTCCCAACTGCTCCAGAAGTTCCAAACTTTTACGCAGAAATTTTGTCCGATAAGGGTGATCTAGAAAGTGCTTTAAAGGAATATGAGTTTGCTAGAAAGTTGGAAGATGCCCAGGAAGGAATCCATGTAGGCGTTGCTCCATTAGTTGGAAAGGCCACCGTTTTAGCAAGACAGTCCCACTCCGGGGATTTTGCTGAAGCTACTGCGTTATTCGAAGAAGCTTGCAAGAAGGATCCTAGATCCGAACAAGCGAAGATTGGTTTAGCACAATTGAAGttacaacaagaacaagttGACGAAGCTATTCAattgtttgaagaagcaaCAGATTTGGCCCGGGCTTTCGAAGAGAAATTGCAAGCAACCACTTTTGCTGAGGCCGCCaagattcaaaaaagaatcaGAGCAGACCCAATAATGAGTGCGAAAATTCAAGAGACGTTGGAGGCTTATCGAGTTCAAGGTGTAGTTTCTTAA
- the ORC6 gene encoding origin recognition complex subunit 6 (similar to Ashbya gossypii ABR135C) — protein sequence MSANQVRQCVVEILGLNERDEQLCWNEGILKKMTSTTTTLYNVSLKKVMLKQPEEIARYHICAYLAAEKLSEKYDPGLAYYNEKIPLEPKKLVKVLGIFKQSLWQSSPVKNLSWSVSPKKDRMGTKSQRFTSMDPKELQDQLFGTPIKPRTERQPLSRTVDLSPSKPRSPNKNNTRRKLAFEEDDEEALSPLSPTKTPRRSIFRNDVEPDPEESDFESPVKSPFKSPSKSASSSPRKKRGEYNQWNMLCKKYYRITPEGIVGLCNQFEIPSKVTFLILDCFGLHATYLVYPAQLVCGLIMLCCFTIYNRKRANNPSIDDFLLQKMCALMRSNDTNDVLEAIKITKELMDGEKWYRDLKIEYDYYDGADFKNSIAVRLGNMLQSTNVIASDEQFAEWKKKVLMDISLRDGPSKPELSNH from the coding sequence ATGTCTGCCAATCAAGTGAGGCAATGCGTTGTTGAGATATTAGGTTTGAATGAACGGGACGAGCAGCTTTGTTGGAATGAGGGGATTCTTAAAAAGATGACCAGTACTACCACCACATTGTACAATGTatctttgaagaaggtaATGCTGAAACAACCCGAAGAGATAGCGCGATACCACATATGTGCGTATCTAGCAGCTGAAAAATTGAGTGAGAAGTATGATCCAGGTCTGGCGTATTACAACGAAAAGATTCCATTGGAGCCAAAAAAGCTTGTTAAGGTGCTCGGTATTTTTAAACAGTCGTTATGGCAATCCTCACCTGTGAAGAACTTGAGTTGGTCTGTAAGTCCAAAAAAGGACAGAATGGGAACGAAATCACAAAGATTCACTTCAATGGATCCTAAAGAGCTCCAGGACCAATTATTTGGAACACCAATAAAGCCTCGTACTGAACGGCAGCCTCTTTCAAGAACTGTGGACCTATCTCCGTCAAAGCCTCGGTCTCCAAACAAGAATAATACACGAAGAAAGTtagcttttgaagaagatgatgaagaagctcTGAGTCCCCTGTCTCCGACGAAAACACCTCGCCGGTCTATCTTTCGCAATGATGTAGAGCCAGATCCAGAGGAATCTGACTTTGAATCTCCTGTGAAATCACCTTTTAAGTCACCCTCTAAGTCTGCCTCATCTTCGCCAAGAAAGAAGCGCGGGGAATATAACCAGTGGAATATGTTGTGCAAAAAATACTACAGAATCACACCTGAAGGTATTGTAGGGCTTTGTAATCAATTCGAAATTCCATCCAAAGTCACATTTCTAATACTAGATTGTTTCGGACTACATGCAACATATCTCGTCTACCCTGCTCAGCTAGTATGTGGGTTAATCATGTTATGCTGCTTTACAATCTACAATCGGAAAAGGGCCAATAACCCATCCATTGACgattttcttttgcaaaaaatgTGTGCATTGATGAGATCCAATGATACAAACGATGTGCTAGAAGCTATTAAAATCACCAAAGAGCTAATGGACGGCGAAAAATGGTATCGAGATTTAAAGATTGAGTACGATTATTATGATGGTgcagattttaaaaatagcATTGCTGTGCGTCTGGGAAATATGTTACAAAGCACCAACGTTATTGCTTCCGACGAACAATTTGCAGAATGGAAGAAAAAAGTACTAATGGATATTTCTCTTAGAGATGGGCCCTCCAAACCTGAACTTTCAAATCATTGA
- a CDS encoding uncharacterized protein (similar to Ashbya gossypii ABR132C) — translation MLQTRSRRNADNQFKMMSNIEESEDEKKLETTEPAPLILSEVESDDDSLSINSDHDSFPDWQKLVYERLGARDQTTMKAIIINFEKTGIVDLSNIDSNFLESFRTAFLSAQVYLQQKGCIDKSNVKEHFGITNIVRILSGRTLYEEPICSIELLDQLKQPSTPHHSYNLSQAIQKPPYESQIPLAERITLSGLEDCGSGGDSTEHDSNNTREGLPFLVDDFEVPYSELQSPVKRRNNTDNEKEDSSNIKRPRVA, via the coding sequence ATGTTGCAAACTAGAAGCAGAAGGAATGCTGATAACCAATTCAAAATGATGTCGAACATTGAAgaatctgaagatgaaaagaaattggAGACTACGGAGCCGGCCCCTCTTATTCTTAGTGAGGTTGAATCAGACGATGATAGTTTATCGATAAATTCCGATCATGATTCATTCCCTGATTGGCAAAAATTGGTATATGAACGACTTGGAGCGCGAGACCAAACCACAATGAAGGCGATAATCATTAATTTTGAGAAGACTGGAATTGTAGACTTGTCTAATATTGATTCTAATTTTTTAGAAAGTTTCAGAACCGCATTTCTTTCAGCTCAGGTGTATTTGCAACAGAAGGGATGTATCGATAAGAGCAATGTCAAGGAACATTTTGGGATCACCAACATAGTGCGAATACTTTCAGGTCGAACTCTTTATGAGGAACCGATTTGTAGTATTGAGCTACTCGATCAGTTAAAGCAACCAAGTACACCTCATCATTCCTATAATTTATCGCAGGCTATACAGAAGCCTCCGTACGAATCTCAGATTCCGTTGGCAGAGAGGATTACTCTGTCTGGCCTTGAAGATTGTGGATCGGGGGGAGATTCGACAGAGCatgattcaaataatacGAGGGAAGGACTTCCATTCTTGGTGGATGACTTTGAAGTTCCGTATTCTGAACTGCAAAGCCCTGTGAAGAGACGTAACAACACGGacaatgaaaaagaagatagTTCTAATATAAAGCGCCCCAGAGTTGCATGA